From the genome of Fundulus heteroclitus isolate FHET01 chromosome 7, MU-UCD_Fhet_4.1, whole genome shotgun sequence, one region includes:
- the rab5b gene encoding ras-related protein Rab-5B: MSSRGSGGRSNGTLPQTKICQFKLVLLGDMAVGKSSLVLRFVKGQFDEFQETTIGAAFLAQSVCLDDTTVKFEIWDTAGQERYHSLAPMYYRGAQAAIVVFDITKPETFERAKAWVKELQRQASPNIIIALAGNKADLSEKRLVEYEEAQTYAEDTGLLFMETSAKTAMNVNELFLAIAKKMPKTDTQNPTHAARHRGVNLQDPDAHSTRACCGGN; this comes from the exons ATGAGCTCCAGAGGGAGCGGAGGCCGATCCAACGGCACGCTGCCGCAGACCAAGATCTGCCAGTTCAAGCTGGTGCTGCTGGGGGACATGGCTGTGGGCAAGTCCAGCCTGGTGCTGCGCTTCGTCAAGGGACAGTTCGATGAGTTCCAGGAGACGACTATAGGAG CTGCCTTCTTGGCTCAGTCGGTGTGTCTAGACGACACCACGGTGAAGTTTGAGATCTGGGACACGGCGGGTCAGGAGCGATACCACAGCCTGGCACCCATGTACTACCGCGGAGCTCAGGCCGCCATCGTCGTGTTTGATATCACTAAACCG gagaCCTTTGAGAGAGCCAAGGCCTGggtgaaggagctgcagaggcagGCCAGTCCTAACATCATTATCGCTCTGGCTGGAAACAAGGCCGACCTGTCCGAGAAGAGACTGGTAGAGTACGAG GAAGCCCAGACGTATGCTGAGGACACCGGCTTGCTGTTCATGGAGACCTCTGCCAAGACAGCCATGAACGTCAACGAGCTTTTCTTGGCTATCG CGAAAAAGATGCCAAAAACAGACACCCAGAACCCAACACATGCAGCACGACATCGAGGAGTAAACCTCCAGGATCCAGACGCCCACTCCACCCGAGCCTGCTGTGGTGGGAACTAA